In one Haloarcula sp. DT43 genomic region, the following are encoded:
- a CDS encoding DNA cytosine methyltransferase has product MGERPSAIDLFCGAGGFTQGLQNAGFDIRWAIDSDAAAVETYRRNHGDHVVEGDIRETDPEIGGPDIEPGTLDLVAGGPPCPSFSTIGRAKLGSLEHRSTEEDDRNLLYRDFLRYVEHFQPAAFVMENVPGLLNDTAVVETDTVQKSLPTESESTEEPVGNDTPVPEIILEEMEGLGYHADWEVADAADYGVPQHRKRVFFIGTREGSTLPNLNKWRTHREPKNEAERNMRVRCSPNAFGESAQSAFDTEPAVPPFDKENTATRPYLTVSDAIMDLPPVSPSGEMPPQEATEYTLPPVSPYQEWLRDIPDGDDWNDQTLRNHSCRWHNHLDLSIYKLLGHGVGWNIGEVSQDLHPYRGDVFPDKYKKQNPSKPASTILAHIQKDGHMFIHPTEARSLTVREAARLQSFRDSYWFPGGRTDAYRLVGNAVPPRLAHAVGHAIREETLEG; this is encoded by the coding sequence ATGGGAGAACGGCCGTCGGCAATCGACCTATTTTGTGGGGCCGGAGGGTTTACACAGGGACTCCAGAACGCAGGTTTCGATATCCGCTGGGCAATTGACAGCGACGCTGCTGCGGTGGAAACCTACCGTCGAAATCACGGTGACCACGTAGTCGAAGGTGACATTCGTGAAACTGACCCAGAAATAGGCGGGCCAGACATCGAACCGGGGACACTTGATCTTGTGGCAGGCGGACCACCTTGTCCCTCATTTTCTACTATTGGACGGGCAAAACTCGGCTCACTGGAACATAGATCGACCGAAGAGGACGACCGAAATCTGCTGTACCGTGACTTTCTCCGGTATGTTGAGCACTTCCAGCCGGCAGCCTTCGTCATGGAGAACGTTCCGGGATTGCTCAACGATACTGCCGTGGTCGAGACAGACACAGTTCAGAAGTCTCTACCGACAGAATCAGAGTCTACTGAAGAACCAGTCGGCAATGATACGCCAGTTCCTGAGATTATTCTCGAAGAGATGGAGGGGCTCGGGTATCACGCAGACTGGGAAGTAGCCGATGCAGCTGATTATGGGGTCCCCCAGCATCGAAAACGGGTTTTCTTCATCGGAACGCGTGAAGGGAGCACGCTCCCGAACCTAAATAAGTGGAGAACACACCGTGAACCGAAAAACGAGGCAGAACGAAATATGCGGGTACGGTGTAGCCCCAATGCCTTCGGGGAGTCCGCACAGAGTGCATTCGATACGGAGCCAGCCGTACCGCCCTTTGACAAGGAGAACACGGCTACACGACCGTATCTAACTGTTTCGGACGCGATTATGGACCTGCCACCAGTCTCACCAAGCGGAGAGATGCCGCCACAAGAAGCGACGGAATATACGCTCCCTCCGGTGTCACCGTATCAAGAATGGTTGCGTGACATTCCGGATGGCGACGACTGGAACGATCAGACGCTACGGAATCACAGTTGCCGGTGGCACAACCATCTGGACCTGTCCATCTACAAATTGCTTGGGCACGGTGTGGGTTGGAATATCGGGGAAGTTAGCCAAGACCTTCACCCCTACCGAGGTGACGTGTTCCCGGACAAATATAAGAAACAGAATCCCTCCAAGCCAGCGTCAACCATCCTCGCGCATATTCAGAAGGATGGTCACATGTTTATCCACCCCACCGAAGCACGGTCGCTCACTGTCCGAGAGGCCGCACGGTTACAGTCGTTTCGTGATTCGTACTGGTTCCCGGGGGGCAGGACGGACGCGTATCGACTTGTTGGAAACGCCGTACCGCCGCGATTAG
- a CDS encoding DUF5798 family protein yields the protein MGLGSTAKKIQKVADIAEDLYKKVNELKTQLEDLRSTVDETNTRVDGMETELAEQRAIIEALAEERDVDTEAVVADVAADTDGDPAAATSE from the coding sequence ATGGGACTGGGTTCCACCGCGAAAAAGATACAGAAGGTCGCCGACATCGCCGAGGACCTCTACAAGAAGGTCAACGAGCTGAAGACCCAGCTCGAAGACCTGCGGAGCACCGTCGACGAGACCAACACCCGCGTCGACGGGATGGAGACCGAACTGGCCGAACAGCGCGCCATCATCGAGGCACTCGCCGAAGAACGAGACGTCGACACGGAAGCCGTCGTGGCCGACGTCGCCGCCGACACTGACGGCGACCCCGCTGCAGCGACTTCGGAATAA
- a CDS encoding DUF7548 family protein codes for MDDLRLAPTVGIVGCVLYLLALAVPYGLVETASAVGAYYNSGALSPLLPGVFALVCIIVLAAGREGRSDPSVAAGASIGMGVFIVVLSLLWAVTVPESLVLGLTESTLMEHHRWGVVAAGCLIPLGGTWFARALDLL; via the coding sequence ATGGACGACTTGCGGCTCGCTCCAACTGTCGGTATCGTCGGCTGCGTTCTGTATCTCCTTGCGCTCGCGGTTCCGTACGGGCTCGTCGAGACGGCGAGCGCCGTGGGGGCGTACTACAACTCGGGGGCGTTGTCCCCGCTGTTACCGGGCGTGTTCGCGCTCGTCTGTATCATCGTGCTGGCGGCCGGCCGCGAGGGGCGGTCTGACCCGAGCGTCGCGGCAGGCGCGAGCATCGGGATGGGCGTGTTTATCGTCGTTTTGAGTCTCCTCTGGGCGGTCACCGTCCCCGAGAGTCTCGTGCTGGGGCTGACCGAGTCGACGCTGATGGAACACCACCGCTGGGGCGTCGTCGCCGCCGGCTGTCTCATCCCGCTGGGTGGCACGTGGTTCGCCCGGGCGCTGGACCTGCTGTAG
- a CDS encoding acyl-CoA synthetase has protein sequence MVWTVMPDFEDHDEARERFTWDLPSSYNPAVDFLRKHDDPERVALEQADPDGRREQYTFSELDVLSDRLAAGLADLGVGAGDRVGVVVPQKPQNPITHLANWKLGAVSVPLTVLFGTDALRYRLADAGATVAVVDPAVRDDIDAVRDDCPALDHVVEIETDAPAGNVHAFEDVLAAPDNAAIEAYDATPATDTAILYTSGSTGPPKGVRHSHALWLGRAAAAYNFFDQGLGPDATVWTPADWAWGAALGGTLFATWHHGGTVVGYPTSGFDADAAFGLLSEFGVTRSFVPATALRMLMAVENPTATYDLDVETIAVGGESLTPEIVDWVAETFDSVTINEFYGQTELNLVVANNSNWFDTRPGSMGKPLPGYDLAVLDPEAADRGVADPVPAGELGEIALRPYDRSVFFDEYWNMPEKTAAKEVEGWFVTGDLARQDDDGYVWFKSRKDDVIITSGYRVGPMEVESAILEHPDVVQAGVIGVPDDTRGEIIKAYVQTAADAPAREPLRSEIESVVRTHLAEYEYPREIEFADALPQTTSGKIRRTELQEWHADGQPP, from the coding sequence ATGGTCTGGACAGTGATGCCGGACTTCGAGGACCACGACGAGGCACGCGAGCGGTTCACCTGGGACCTGCCGTCGTCGTACAACCCGGCCGTCGACTTCCTGCGGAAACACGACGACCCCGAGCGGGTGGCGCTCGAACAGGCCGACCCCGACGGGCGGCGCGAACAGTACACGTTCAGCGAGCTGGACGTGCTCTCCGACCGGCTCGCGGCGGGGCTGGCCGACCTCGGCGTCGGGGCCGGCGACCGAGTCGGCGTCGTCGTGCCACAGAAGCCACAGAACCCGATAACGCACCTGGCGAACTGGAAGCTCGGGGCCGTGTCGGTTCCGCTGACGGTCCTGTTCGGCACGGACGCGCTCCGGTACCGACTGGCCGACGCCGGCGCGACCGTCGCCGTCGTCGACCCGGCAGTACGCGACGATATCGACGCGGTCCGGGACGACTGTCCGGCACTGGACCACGTGGTCGAAATCGAGACCGACGCGCCGGCGGGTAACGTTCACGCCTTCGAGGACGTGCTCGCCGCGCCGGACAACGCGGCTATCGAAGCCTACGACGCGACGCCGGCCACCGACACGGCGATACTGTACACGAGCGGGTCGACGGGGCCGCCGAAGGGCGTCCGCCACTCCCACGCGCTCTGGCTCGGGCGCGCGGCGGCGGCGTACAACTTCTTCGACCAGGGACTCGGCCCGGACGCGACCGTCTGGACGCCCGCCGACTGGGCCTGGGGCGCGGCGCTGGGCGGGACGCTCTTTGCGACGTGGCACCACGGCGGGACCGTCGTCGGCTACCCCACCTCGGGCTTCGACGCCGACGCGGCGTTCGGCCTGCTCTCGGAGTTCGGCGTCACCCGGTCGTTCGTGCCGGCGACGGCCCTGCGAATGCTGATGGCAGTCGAGAACCCGACGGCGACGTACGACCTCGACGTCGAGACCATCGCCGTCGGCGGCGAGTCGCTGACGCCGGAAATCGTCGACTGGGTGGCGGAGACGTTCGACTCGGTGACAATCAACGAGTTCTACGGCCAGACGGAACTGAACCTCGTCGTCGCCAACAACTCGAACTGGTTCGACACCCGGCCCGGCAGCATGGGCAAGCCACTGCCGGGGTACGACCTGGCGGTTCTGGACCCCGAAGCCGCCGACCGCGGCGTCGCCGACCCCGTCCCGGCCGGCGAACTCGGCGAGATAGCGCTGCGCCCCTACGACCGCTCGGTGTTCTTCGACGAGTACTGGAACATGCCGGAAAAGACGGCGGCCAAGGAGGTCGAGGGGTGGTTCGTCACCGGCGACCTGGCCCGGCAGGACGACGACGGCTACGTCTGGTTCAAATCGCGCAAGGACGACGTTATCATCACGAGCGGCTACCGCGTCGGGCCGATGGAGGTCGAGAGCGCGATTCTCGAACACCCCGACGTGGTTCAGGCCGGCGTCATCGGCGTGCCCGACGACACGCGGGGCGAAATCATCAAGGCCTACGTCCAGACGGCCGCGGACGCGCCAGCGCGGGAACCGCTCCGGTCGGAAATCGAGTCCGTCGTTCGGACCCACCTCGCCGAGTACGAGTACCCCCGCGAAATCGAGTTCGCCGACGCGTTGCCACAGACGACCAGCGGGAAAATCCGGCGCACCGAACTCCAGGAGTGGCACGCCGACGGCCAGCCGCCGTAG
- a CDS encoding class I SAM-dependent methyltransferase translates to MDSNDIRAAWADRSGEYSPTYYAYYGADETSELLQSILEDHVDRDAAVLEVGCSSGRHLAALSEAGYSDLTGVDINADALDVLAETYPELAADGSFHAMAIEEFVADVADDAYDVVFSVETLQHIHPDADWAFGELARIVDDLLITVENEDGDAGEVNYVDDDVPLYYRDWNAVFTSRGLTELESRDGDRDTVRVFRDMG, encoded by the coding sequence GTGGACTCCAACGATATTCGCGCGGCGTGGGCCGACCGCTCGGGCGAATACTCTCCTACGTATTATGCGTACTACGGGGCTGACGAGACGAGCGAGTTGCTGCAGTCGATACTCGAAGACCACGTTGACCGGGACGCGGCCGTTCTGGAGGTGGGCTGTAGCTCCGGGCGGCACCTCGCCGCGCTGTCCGAGGCCGGCTACTCCGACCTGACCGGCGTCGACATCAACGCCGACGCGCTGGACGTGCTCGCGGAGACGTATCCCGAGCTCGCGGCCGACGGTTCGTTCCACGCGATGGCTATCGAGGAGTTCGTCGCGGACGTCGCGGACGACGCCTACGACGTCGTCTTCTCCGTCGAAACGCTCCAGCACATCCATCCGGACGCCGACTGGGCGTTCGGCGAACTGGCACGCATCGTCGACGACCTGCTGATAACCGTCGAGAACGAGGACGGCGACGCGGGCGAAGTGAACTACGTCGACGACGACGTCCCGCTGTACTACCGGGACTGGAACGCGGTGTTCACTTCCCGTGGACTCACTGAACTCGAGTCCAGGGACGGAGACCGGGACACCGTCCGCGTATTCCGCGATATGGGGTAG
- a CDS encoding fumarylacetoacetate hydrolase family protein — protein sequence MRYYQLRDGNSQRLAVATDDGAYDLTSVKPQLRTFRDLLKAASIADTAPDRVSARHLDDADPVSEERLDADAIDPVGADEVWAAGVTYQISEEARKDESDMPEMYLNVYDAERPEIFFKSTPNRTVGPDEDVGIRADSEWDVPEPELGIVLYEGDIVGYTIGNDMSSRSIEGENPLYLPQAKVYDRCCSVGPTVVTDIEDPHSLSLSMTIHRNGECLYSGETNTSEMDRTCEGLVSTYTAHNAVPELSVLLTGTCLVPDDDFTLQEGDEVAISIEDIGTLKNSVTVV from the coding sequence ATGAGGTACTACCAGCTACGCGACGGTAACTCACAGCGCTTAGCGGTCGCAACCGACGACGGGGCGTACGACCTGACCAGCGTCAAGCCACAGCTCCGGACGTTCCGTGACCTCCTCAAGGCGGCCTCGATTGCGGACACTGCACCGGATAGAGTCAGCGCTCGCCATCTCGACGACGCCGACCCGGTGTCGGAGGAGCGACTCGATGCGGACGCGATAGACCCGGTCGGCGCGGACGAGGTCTGGGCCGCGGGCGTCACGTACCAGATAAGCGAGGAAGCCCGCAAGGACGAGAGCGACATGCCGGAGATGTATCTCAACGTCTACGACGCCGAGCGACCGGAGATTTTCTTCAAGTCGACGCCCAACCGGACCGTCGGCCCCGACGAGGACGTCGGCATTCGCGCGGACTCCGAGTGGGACGTTCCCGAACCCGAACTCGGTATCGTGCTCTACGAGGGCGACATCGTCGGCTACACCATCGGCAACGACATGAGCAGTCGGTCTATCGAGGGCGAGAACCCACTCTACCTTCCGCAGGCCAAGGTGTACGACCGCTGTTGCTCGGTCGGCCCGACGGTCGTCACCGACATCGAGGACCCCCACTCGCTGTCGCTCTCGATGACGATTCACCGGAACGGCGAGTGTCTCTACAGCGGCGAGACGAACACGAGCGAGATGGACCGGACCTGTGAGGGCCTCGTCTCGACGTACACCGCACACAACGCGGTCCCGGAACTGTCCGTGCTGCTCACCGGGACGTGTCTCGTCCCCGACGACGACTTCACCCTGCAGGAGGGCGACGAAGTCGCTATCAGCATCGAGGACATCGGCACACTGAAAAACTCAGTCACCGTCGTCTGA
- a CDS encoding mandelate racemase/muconate lactonizing enzyme family protein, with product MSYADLRDPNAEYTMRDLSAETMGLTDSRGERRDVEITDVQTVIVDGNYPWTLVRVYTDAGVAGNGEAYWGGAIPEIIERLKPFVVGENPLDIDRLYEHMVQKMSGEGSVAGKDIAAISGIELALHDVAGKILDVPAYQLLGGKYRDEVRTYCDCHTEEEADPEACADEAERVVDELGYDALKFDLDVPSGHEKDRANRHLRQPEIEHKAEIVKRVTERVGDKADAAFDCHWAFASGSAKRLARELEQYDVWWLEDPVPPENHDVQREVTQSTGTPIAVGENVYRTHGQRNLITDQAVDIIAPDCPKVGGMRETAKIATLADMFYVPVAMHNVSSPIGTMASAQVGAAIPNALAVEYHSYELGWWEDLVEQDDLIQDGYMPIPEEPGLGLTLDFDAVEEHLADGQELFDE from the coding sequence ATGAGCTACGCAGACCTACGAGACCCGAATGCAGAGTACACCATGCGCGACCTCTCGGCGGAGACCATGGGCCTTACCGACTCCCGGGGCGAGAGGCGCGACGTGGAGATAACCGACGTCCAGACCGTCATCGTCGACGGGAACTACCCGTGGACGCTCGTCCGCGTGTACACCGACGCGGGCGTCGCCGGGAACGGCGAAGCCTACTGGGGTGGTGCGATTCCTGAAATCATCGAGCGGCTCAAGCCGTTCGTCGTCGGCGAGAACCCGCTGGACATCGACCGCCTCTACGAGCACATGGTCCAGAAGATGTCCGGCGAGGGCTCCGTCGCCGGCAAGGACATCGCCGCCATCTCCGGTATCGAACTGGCGCTGCACGACGTGGCCGGGAAGATACTCGACGTGCCCGCCTACCAGCTGCTGGGCGGCAAGTACCGCGACGAGGTCCGGACCTACTGTGACTGTCACACCGAGGAGGAGGCCGACCCCGAGGCCTGCGCCGACGAGGCCGAGCGCGTCGTCGACGAACTGGGCTACGACGCCCTGAAGTTCGACCTCGACGTGCCAAGCGGCCACGAGAAGGACCGCGCGAACCGCCACCTCCGCCAGCCCGAAATCGAACACAAGGCAGAAATCGTCAAGCGCGTCACCGAGCGCGTCGGCGACAAGGCCGACGCCGCCTTCGACTGCCACTGGGCCTTCGCCAGCGGGAGCGCAAAGCGCCTCGCGCGCGAACTCGAACAGTACGACGTGTGGTGGCTCGAAGACCCCGTCCCGCCGGAGAACCACGACGTCCAGCGCGAGGTCACACAGTCCACGGGGACGCCCATCGCGGTCGGCGAGAACGTTTACCGGACCCACGGCCAGCGGAACCTGATTACGGATCAGGCCGTCGACATCATCGCGCCGGACTGCCCGAAGGTCGGCGGGATGCGCGAGACGGCGAAAATTGCGACGCTCGCGGACATGTTCTACGTCCCCGTCGCGATGCACAACGTCTCCTCGCCCATCGGGACGATGGCCTCCGCGCAGGTCGGCGCGGCCATCCCGAACGCGCTCGCCGTCGAGTATCACTCCTACGAACTGGGCTGGTGGGAGGACCTGGTCGAGCAGGACGACCTCATCCAGGACGGCTACATGCCCATCCCCGAGGAACCGGGCCTCGGTCTGACGCTGGACTTCGACGCCGTCGAGGAGCACCTCGCCGACGGCCAGGAACTGTTCGACGAGTAA